One stretch of Streptomyces sp. NBC_00443 DNA includes these proteins:
- a CDS encoding alpha/beta fold hydrolase, translating into MNWTLGEEFETPEGRVRWRVFGSGDPLVLVHGTPYSSFLWRDIAPALARTRRVFVYDHLGFGQSDQREGQDLSLAAHARNLARLLDHWELTCPSVIAHDIGGAVALRTLLLEGKSYRDLTLFDAVSGGEWERGLFQLILEYAHVFQQLPDYAHEALVASHMRHATHVGLRPEVLEAFLAPWRGAAGQAAFYRQYSQIRQADTAAYEHLLGGMSLPVRLIWGREDRILPPMYAGWLLERIPHAELHWIEGAGHLLQEDAPGQLSAYLTAGFPSDR; encoded by the coding sequence GTGAACTGGACGCTTGGCGAGGAATTCGAGACGCCTGAGGGGAGGGTGCGGTGGAGGGTATTCGGCAGTGGAGATCCGCTGGTGCTGGTGCACGGCACTCCCTATTCCTCTTTTCTCTGGCGGGACATCGCTCCAGCGCTCGCCCGTACCCGCCGGGTCTTCGTCTACGACCATCTCGGCTTCGGCCAGTCGGACCAGCGCGAGGGCCAGGACCTCAGCCTGGCGGCTCACGCGAGGAACCTCGCCCGGCTCCTCGATCACTGGGAGCTGACCTGCCCCAGCGTCATCGCCCACGACATCGGCGGGGCCGTGGCACTGCGGACGCTGCTGCTGGAAGGCAAGAGCTACCGGGACCTGACCCTCTTCGACGCAGTGAGCGGCGGTGAGTGGGAGCGAGGGCTCTTTCAGCTCATCCTGGAGTACGCGCATGTCTTCCAGCAGCTTCCGGACTACGCGCACGAAGCGCTGGTCGCCAGCCATATGCGGCACGCGACGCACGTCGGCTTGCGGCCGGAAGTCCTCGAAGCCTTCCTCGCACCGTGGCGGGGGGCGGCGGGGCAGGCCGCGTTCTACCGCCAGTACAGCCAGATCAGGCAGGCAGACACCGCCGCGTACGAGCACCTGCTTGGCGGCATGTCACTTCCGGTACGCCTCATCTGGGGTCGCGAGGACCGCATCCTCCCCCCGATGTACGCCGGATGGTTGCTCGAGCGCATCCCACACGCTGAGCTGCACTGGATCGAGGGAGCGGGCCACCTCCTCCAGGAAGATGCACCGGGGCAGCTGTCGGCCTATCTCACCGCCGGGTTCCCGTCAGACAGGTGA